Proteins from one Triticum aestivum cultivar Chinese Spring chromosome 7A, IWGSC CS RefSeq v2.1, whole genome shotgun sequence genomic window:
- the LOC123153773 gene encoding magnesium transporter MRS2-B codes for MGSPTKKDPAALERIELHTTQLPARAASPQRGTNRPPNPGFPRGPSAKRPHSREGGAHPIPHRRAQTNHAPRRRAAPAMADAVKQPLLHHQPYAYPSHAASASSPALPSVPHSGTGTGAGTPGGGAASFAGGRRFPGGLDVPNLKKRGGGTRSWIRVEAATASVQTLEVDKATMMRRCELPARDLRLLDPLFVYPSTVLGRERAIVVNLEQIRCVITADEVLLLNSLDSYVFQYAAELQRRLLQRAEGDELPFEFRALELALEAACSFLDAQAAELEIEAYPLLDELTSKISTLNLERVRRLKSRLVALTRRVQKVRDEIEQLMDDDGDMAEMYLTEKKMRMESSSVFGDQSLATFNAAAAGTSVSAPVSPVSSPTESRKLEKTYSLCRSRHDSVKSSDNSVTEHIEELEMLLEAYFVVIDSTLNKLTSLKEYIDDTEDFINIQLDNVRNQLIQFELLLTTATFVVAIFGVVAGVFGMNFETDVFSIQNAFQWVLIITGVVGAFIFCFFVWFFKYKRLMPL; via the exons ATGGGCTCGCCGACAAA AAAAGATCCAGCAGCACTTGAGCGCATTGAACTCCACACAACCCAACTGCCAGCGCGTGCCGCAAGCCCGCAACGCGGCACGAACCGCCCTCCAAATCCCGGATTCCCCAGGGGCCCATCCGCGAAAAGACCCCACAGCCGGGAGGGAGGAGCCCATCCCATCCCCCACCGCCGCGCCCAAACCAATCACGCCcctcggcggcgggcggcgccggccatggcggacgccgTCAAGCAGCCGCTCCTCCACCACCAGCCCTACGCGTACCCGTCGCACGCCGCGTCGGCCTCGTCCCCCGCGCTCCCCTCCGTGCCCCACTCCGGGACCGGCACCGGCGCCGGCACCCCGGGGGGCGGGGCCGCCTCCTTCGCCGGGGGCCGCCGCTTCCCGGGCGGCCTCGACGTGCCCAACCTCAAGAAGCGCGGCGGCGGCACGCGCAGCTGGATCCGCGTCGAGGCCGCCACGGCCTCCGTGCAGACGCTCGAGGTCGACAAGGCCACCATGATGCGCCGCTGCGAGCTCCCCGCCCGCGACCTCCGCCTCCTCGACCCGCTCTTCGTCTACCCCTCCACCGTCCTCGGCCGCGAGCGCGCCATCGTCGTCAACCTCGAGCAGATCCGCTGCGTCATCACCGccgacgaggtgctcctcctcaACTCCCTCGACAGCTACGTCTTCCAGTATGCCGCCGagctgcagcgccgcctcctccagcgCGCCGAGGGCGACGAGCTCCCCTTCGAGTTCCGCGCCCTCGAGCTCGCCCTCGAGGCCGCCTGCTCCTTCCTCGACGCCCAG GCAGCAGAATTGGAAATTGAAGCATATCCCTTACTGGACGAGCTAACATCGAAAATTAGTACTCTAAATCTGGAACGCGTTCGGCGGCTAAAAAGTAGACTAGTCGCTCTGACCAGAAGAGTTCAGAAG GTCAGGGATGAAATAGAACAACTAATGGATGATGATGGAGATATGGCTGAGATGTATCTTACCGAGAAAAAGATGAGGATGGAATCATCATCTGTGTTTGGTGATCAGTCATTGGCAACCTTCAACGCGGCAGCCGCTGGGACTTCAGTTTCAGCTCCTGTGTCTCCAGTCTCTTCACCCACAGAATCACGGAAGTTGGAGAAAACCTACAGCTTGTGTAGAAGTAGACATGATAGTGTAAAGAGCTCAGATAACTCAGTGACTGAACATATTGAGGAGCTTGAAATGTTACTGGAAGCATATTTTGTAGTCATCGACAGCACTCTTAACAAGCTGACCTCG CTGAAGGAGTATATTGATGACACCGAAGATTTTATCAACATTCAGCTG GACAACGTCCGGAATCAGCTGATCCAGTTTGAGCTTCTGCTAACAACTGCAACATTTGTCGTCGCCATTTTCGGAGTGGTCGCGGGGGTATTCGGGATGAACTTCGAGACCGACGTTTTCAGCATCCAGAATGCATTCCAGTGGGTGCTGATCATTACTGGAGTGGTTGGCGCTTTCATCTTCTGCTTCTTCGTCTGGTTCTTCAAGTACAAGAGACTGATGCCCCTGTAG
- the LOC123154948 gene encoding chaperone protein dnaJ 8, chloroplastic codes for MATGGGVVLNLRVPSASAAPARRCGTASSSSVRCGSARGAAPARPAGGGLEEDHYRTLRLAPGATRGEVKRAFHRHALQYHPDVVRRDSCDNAQENSIDFERINAAYQRVMSNMREAEVRLEYWRRRYGLADEDLDRYRRYLKDDDEDDWFSDFGNLLPCRAVTEALAIITL; via the coding sequence ATGGCCACGGGAGGAGGAGTGGTGCTCAACCTGCGCGTGCcgtcggcatcagcggcgccggcGCGGCGGTGTGGGACGGCGTCGTCTTCGTCGGTGAGATGCGGGAGCgcgcgcggggcggcgccggcgaggccggCGGGAGGGGGGCTGGAGGAGGACCACTACCGGACGCTGAGGCTGGCGCCGGGGGCCACCAGGGGCGAGGTCAAGAGGGCCTTCCATCGCCACGCGCTGCAGTACCACCCGGACGTCGTGCGGCGAGACAGCTGCGACAACGCCCAAGAAAATAGCATCGACTTCGAGCGGATCAACGCGGCGTACCAGAGGGTGATGAGCAACATGCGGGAGGCGGAGGTGAGGCTCGAGTACTGGCGCCGCCGCTACGGCCTCGCCGACGAGGACCTCGACCGCTACCGCCGCTACCTcaaggacgacgacgaggatgactgGTTCTCCGACTTCGGAAATCTTCTTCCTTGCCGTGCCGTGACAGAGGCGTTGGCAATCATCACACTGTAA